One genomic region from Nostoc sphaeroides encodes:
- a CDS encoding RNA-guided endonuclease InsQ/TnpB family protein has protein sequence MLVFEAKLEGTKEQYQSLDQAIRTARFVRNSCVRYWMDNKGIGRYELSAYCAILASNIEFPFVSKLNSMARQASAERAWSAIARFFENCKKSKPGKKGYPRFRSYQTNGSVEYKTSGWRLSEDRRYITFSDGFQAGTFKLWGTRDLHFYQLKQFKRIRVVRRADGYYCQFCIDQDRIEKRQPTNKTVGLDVGLNYFLTDSDGNQVENPRHLRKSEKSLKRLQRRFSKTKKGSQNRVKFRNKLARKHLKVNRQRKDFAVKLARCVVMSNDIVAYEDLKVRNMVKNHHLAKSIHEAAWMQFRQWVEYFGKVFGVATVAVPPHNTSQNCSNCGQVVKKSLSTRTHSCNKCGMVLDRDHNAARNILEIGLRTVGHTGTLTSVDENDLYLGDANPPSKPTRGSRKPKKATS, from the coding sequence ATGCTAGTATTTGAGGCAAAATTGGAAGGAACAAAAGAACAGTACCAATCGCTTGATCAAGCGATTAGAACTGCTCGTTTTGTTCGTAACAGTTGTGTCCGATACTGGATGGATAATAAAGGTATTGGTAGATACGAGTTGAGCGCTTATTGCGCTATTCTTGCGTCTAATATTGAGTTTCCGTTCGTTTCCAAGTTGAACTCGATGGCAAGGCAAGCTAGTGCTGAAAGAGCGTGGTCTGCAATTGCTCGATTTTTTGAGAACTGCAAGAAAAGCAAACCAGGGAAAAAAGGTTATCCACGATTCAGGTCATATCAGACAAATGGATCTGTTGAGTACAAGACCAGTGGGTGGCGGCTCTCTGAAGACCGTAGATACATCACTTTTTCGGATGGTTTTCAAGCAGGAACTTTTAAACTTTGGGGAACTCGTGACCTGCATTTTTATCAGTTGAAGCAGTTTAAGCGCATTCGCGTTGTGCGTCGTGCAGATGGTTATTATTGCCAGTTTTGCATCGACCAAGATCGAATAGAAAAACGACAGCCAACTAATAAAACAGTTGGGTTAGATGTTGGTTTAAACTATTTCTTGACTGATAGTGATGGAAACCAAGTTGAGAATCCCAGGCATTTGAGAAAGTCGGAAAAATCGCTTAAACGATTGCAGCGTCGTTTCTCTAAAACCAAAAAAGGTTCTCAGAACCGGGTTAAATTTAGAAATAAATTAGCCCGTAAGCACCTCAAGGTAAATCGCCAGCGTAAAGACTTTGCTGTGAAATTGGCAAGGTGCGTAGTGATGTCTAACGACATTGTGGCGTATGAAGACTTGAAGGTACGGAATATGGTAAAAAATCATCATCTAGCGAAATCGATACATGAAGCAGCATGGATGCAGTTCCGCCAATGGGTTGAATATTTTGGCAAAGTGTTTGGTGTGGCAACTGTTGCAGTTCCACCCCATAATACTTCGCAAAATTGTTCTAATTGTGGTCAGGTTGTCAAAAAATCTCTTAGCACTAGAACTCATTCATGCAACAAGTGCGGAATGGTGTTAGACCGTGACCATAATGCTGCGCGAAACATACTTGAGATAGGACTCCGTACCGTGGGGCACACGGGAACGTTAACGTCTGTGGATGAGAACGACCTCTACTTGGGTGATGCAAATCCTCCAAGCAAGCCGACTCGTGGAAGCAGAAAACCTAAGAAGGCAACTTCTTAG
- a CDS encoding DUF309 domain-containing protein, producing MSETIPQEFWQGVEQFNSGQFYACHDTLEALWIEAGEPEKSFYQGILQISVALYHLENRNWRGAVILLGEGSNRLRRYPSSYGGVDVDELLSQSAVLLTTLQQIGQDLITSGELGENQVLSLPKIMLSSD from the coding sequence ATGAGCGAAACCATCCCGCAAGAGTTTTGGCAAGGCGTAGAACAGTTCAATTCTGGACAGTTTTACGCCTGTCATGACACTTTAGAGGCTTTATGGATTGAAGCTGGCGAACCGGAAAAAAGCTTTTATCAAGGTATTCTCCAAATTTCTGTGGCGCTGTATCATTTAGAGAATCGCAACTGGCGAGGTGCAGTAATTCTACTAGGGGAAGGCAGCAATCGCCTACGCCGTTACCCATCTAGCTACGGCGGCGTTGACGTAGATGAGCTATTGAGTCAGAGTGCAGTGTTGTTGACGACATTACAACAAATAGGGCAAGACTTGATTACATCTGGTGAGCTAGGTGAAAATCAAGTCTTATCTTTGCCTAAAATTATGCTGTCTAGTGATTAG
- a CDS encoding ferredoxin thioredoxin reductase catalytic beta subunit translates to MITSEHNTKSSDKSLEAMRHFSEQYAKRTGTYFCSEPSVTAVVIEGLAKHKDDLGAPLCPCRHYEDKEAEVHATYWNCPCVPMRERKECHCMLFLTPDNEFAGEQQEISLETIKEVRDSMG, encoded by the coding sequence ATGATCACATCAGAACATAACACAAAATCCAGCGATAAAAGCCTAGAGGCAATGCGGCATTTTTCCGAACAATACGCCAAGCGTACTGGAACATACTTCTGTTCTGAGCCTTCTGTTACCGCAGTTGTGATTGAAGGACTAGCGAAACATAAAGACGATCTAGGTGCGCCTTTATGTCCCTGTCGCCATTACGAAGATAAAGAGGCTGAGGTTCACGCCACATATTGGAACTGTCCCTGTGTGCCAATGAGAGAACGCAAAGAGTGCCATTGCATGTTATTCCTCACCCCTGACAACGAGTTTGCTGGAGAACAGCAAGAAATATCTCTCGAAACAATTAAAGAAGTACGAGACAGCATGGGATGA